The following is a genomic window from Streptomyces sp. cg36.
AGCACCAATGGCGCGGTACTCACCCTGTGGCCGTGCGAGAACAGCGGCACCAACCGAAGCCAGCAGTTCTGGTCGAGTGACTGGTCCATGCATACCAACTACTCCGACAAGTGCCTCACTAATAAGGGGGGTTCGGCGGGCAACGGCACATACCTCACGCTCTGGACCTGTGCCTCGGATTACCCGCCGGAGCAGCACTGGATGATGCGCTACTGACGCTGTCCCGGGTGGCGCTCCCAGCGGCGACCCACGGTCCTCCGAAATCGAACCCGCCGACGTCAGATCTGCTGGCGGGCCCGATCCAGGCTATGTGTGAGCGCTGGTGTGCCGTCAGGCCCGAGCCTCGCGCCCAGCCGGTGGGCCGTGGTCGGGAGGGCGGCCAGGTCCAGGGTCCATGCACCCGCCCAGAACCTTCGGCGATGCGGAGCAGGCTGGCTTGGACCGGCAGTCAGGCGTAGTGGCTGGCCACCGCGTCGCCGACGGCTTCGCCCTCCGCGTCGGTGAGTTCGGGGTAGGCGGCAGGCAGAGCCGCTCGGTGGCGGGCTTGGACAGGGCCGTGACGACGTCACGGTGCGGGATGCTATCGAAGGCGGGTTGCTGCGGCAGAAGGTAGGGATAGACGCGCTCGACTTCGATGCCACGGGCAGCGAGGTGCGCGGTGAGCGGCTCGGGGTCGGGGCACGTGATGGCGTACCTGTAGAACGCATGCCGGTACCCGTGCCGGGTGGCGGGGGCCCGGAGGGGGAGGCATGCGGAGCGGCGGTTGAAGTACTCGGCCACCTCGTTGCGCCGGGTGTCGGAGAACGGGGCTTTCTGGCCCCGCCAAGATTTCCGTGAAGCGGGCTGTGCCCCTGCGCGCCGGTAACCTGAACCGTTCCGGGTTCGGTGGGGACTCGATCATTTGAGAGGATCGAGTCATGGCACGTCCTTCCCAGTACCCGCTTGAGCTGCGCCGTCGTGCGGTGCGCATGGTCGCCGAGGTGCGGCCCGACTACGACACCGAGTGGGCAGCGATGAAAGCGGTCGCCGCGAAGCTCGGCATCGGCGCAACCGAGACGCTGCGCAAGTGGGTCCGCCAGGACGAGATCGATGCCGGCACCCGGCCGGGGACGACGACGGAGGAGTCCGCGCAGGTCAAGGCGATGAAGAAGGAGATCGCCGAGCTGAAGCGTGCCAACGAGATCCTGAAGGCCGCAGCGAGTTTCTTTGCGGCCGAGCTCGACCGGCCACACACACGCTCGTAGCATTCATCGACGAGCACCGGGACCGCTTCGGCGGAGTCGAGCCGATCTGCCGCGTTCTGACCGAGCACGACTGCAAGATCGCCCCGTCCACCTACTACGCCCACCACAAACGCCTGACGGCACCCTCGTCCCGCACTCTCCGGGACACCGAACTGAAGATCCTGATCCAGGAGGCATACGACGCCAACTACCGTGTCTACGGCGCGAGGAAGATCTGGCGGCACATGAACCGCCAAGGCCAAACCGTGGCCCGCTGCACCGTCGAACGCCTCATGCGCGAGCTCGGTATCACCGGCGCCGTCTGCGGCAAGAGAGTGATCACTACGATCCCGGACCCCTGCGCACCCAGGGCGCAGGACTTGGTCGACCGCGATTTCGTCGCCAGCGCGCCGAACCGCTGCTGGGTCGCCGACTTCACCCACGTCGCCACGTTCTCCAGCGTCGTCTACGTCGCCTTCGTCGTGGACACCTTCTCCCGCCGCATCGTCGGCTGGCCCGCCTCGGCCGCGAAGCAGACCCGGCTCGTCCTGGACGCCCTGGACATGGGACTGTGGCAATGCGACCGCGACCAACACCCGCCCCTTCCAGGTGAGTTGGTGCATCACTCGGACGCAGGATCGCAAGGCGGATTCAACTGGTCGTCGCAACACCTTGTGATCAGCGAGGTGTTGGATGGTTCGTCGTCAGCAGGCAGCCGATCGAGCGGTGCGCCCGAAGTTGAGGTCCCCGGGGCATCCGAAGTATCAGCGTCACGTCGAAGCGGCTTTCTGGGTCGAGATCGCCAAGGGTCCTCTCCCGGAGGAAGCGGCCGGGGTTATCGGCGTGGCGCCGGCGGTGGCCACGCGCTGGTATCGACAGTGTGGCGGCATGCGACCGTTCGATCCGAAGCCGCATTCCGGCAGGTACCTGTCGTTCTCCGAGCGGGAGGAGATCGCCCTCCTAAAAGCTCAGGGCAAGGGCGTTCGCGAAATCGCTCGGTACGTCGGCCGTGATCCGGGGACGATTTCCCGTGAGCTGCGGCGCAACGCGGCTACCAGAGGCGGGAAGCTCGATTACCGGGCATCGGTCGCGCAGTGGAAATCGGACATGGCCGCACGCCGCCCCAAAACGGCAAAGCTGGTCACCAATCCGCGGTTGCACGCATACGTTTAGGAGCGGCTGTCGGGACAGATCAGCGCGCCCGGCGGCACGGCGATCGCAGGGCCGGCGACGGGTGAGTGGACGGGGCGGAACAAGCCGCACCGCAAGGACCGCGCGTGGGTGCAGGCATGGAGCCCGGAGCAGATCGCGAACCGGATCACGCTTGATTTCCCGGATGATGAGTCCATGCGCATCAGCCACGAGGCGATCTACCAGGCGCTCTACATTCAGGGCCGCGGGGCGCTCAAGCGGGAGCTCATCCTGTGTCTGCGCACGGGCCGCGCGCTGCGCTCCCCGCGTGCTCGTTCGCGGCGCAAGACCTGGGCGCACGTGACGCCCGAAGCGTTGATCAGCGAACGGCCCGCCGAGGTCGAGGACCGTACCGTTCCCGGCCACTGGGAAGGGGACTTGATCATCGGGCTTGAGCGTTCCGCGATCGGCACCGTCGTCGAGCGCTCAACTCGATTCACGATGCTGATTCACCTGCCGCGCGAGGAAGGCTACCGGCACAAACACACGGTCAAGAATGGCCCTGCGCTGGCCGGTTACGGGGCGATCACGATGAAAAACGCACTCGCCAATACGATGTCGACGCTGCCCGAACAGCTGGCACGGTCGCTGACATGGGATCGAGGCAAGGAGATGTCTGCGCACGCGCAATTCAAAGTCGAGACCGGTATTCCCGTGTTCTTCGCCGATCCTCACAGTCCATGGCAGCGCGGCACGAACGAGAACACCAACGGGCTCCTTCGTCAGTACTTTCCGAAGGGAACCGATCTCTCACGATGGTCCGCCGAGGAAGTTGCGGCCGTCGCCCACACCCTCAACAGCAGACCCCGCAAGACGCTCGGCTGGAAGACACCGGCCGAAGCGTTCAACGAACAGCTACTGTTGCTCCAACAGACCGGTGTTGCAACAACCGGTTGAATCCGGTCAATATACGTCTTTCATGCTGGCCGAGCACCTGGAGAAGGCCGGCATCGCCGCATCGATCGGATCGGTCGGCGATGCGTACGACGACGCGCTGATGGAGTCCACGATCGGCCTCTTCAAGACCGAGGTGATCAAGCCGCAGCGGCCCTGGCGATCCCTCGCCCAGGTTGAGCTGGCCACCGCCGAATGGGCCGACTGGTACAACCACACCCGGCTCCACGGTGAGATAGGGCACATTCCGCCCGCCGAATACGAAGCCAACCACTACCGAGCAACCACGAAACCCCAGGTCACAACCAACATTTGAGACCTCTACCGAACCCGGAACGGTTCACCGCATCTGGATGCGGTGCAGGTGGAGCGGGTTTGGTTGGCGGGTGGCGTGGTCCGTATCGCTGCTCGTACCGGTGAGTTGGTGGTGGCGTGTCCTGACCGCAGTCGCGGGTCAGCGCGGGTGCACAGCCGGTACTCGCGCACGCTGGCCGACGTCGCTGCCGGTGAGCGTCCGGTGCTGATCAGCCTGTCGGTGCGGGGGTTGTTCTGCGACAGTGCGGACTGCGGGCGACGGACGTTCGCCGAGCAGGTCGAGGGACTGACCGTGCGCTACCGGCGCCGCAGTCCGCTGCTCCAGCAACCTGTTGAGGGCGGCCGGAGTGTTACTGGCCCGCGTCTCAGCGCAGGAACAACCAACCCGTCACTGCCGTTGCCAGAGTCAGGGACACCCACGCCAAAATGCGTCGCCGTCTGATGTGTTCGCCGCGTTCCAATGCTGCCTCCACCAGGGCGGGTACATCAGCCGTAAAGGACTCAGCCGTAGCCCGCAGGGCGCCGGGAACCGGCTTGGTCACGCCGTCCACTTGGTTCACTTCCGTTGTCTCAACGTTTGCGCTTCACCCATGGTGCCGGTGAGAAATGGTCCCCGGACCATCCCACGCACCCCAGCGTCCTGGGCGGTCACGGGTGGGCGCAGCGGCCTCAAGATACCCAATATGCGGCGGCCATCGTCCCCCGCCGGGCGACAGCGCCTCGATGCGCCACCCCTCCCGACTCGTCGGGCTCAATACCACTGTCTACCTGCGGCAACAGCGTGACTCCCGTTCCGTTGTGGGCAGGTTGTGAGCATCCTCACGTGGCCGTTACATGTGGACATTGCGTGCTAACTTCCCGCTTGGAGCGGCAACGGGGGTTGGCTCTGCCGATGGCAGCTGTGTGACGGCCCCTGGCGCGGCAGCCACTTTTTCTTTCTCTTGCTTTTGGAGCACCTTCCTATGCCTACCTCCACCATGACCAGCCGTCGGCGTCTGCGCTCGGCTGTACTCGCCGGATGCCTCGCCGCCGCCACGCTCAGCGGTACGGGCATCGCTGCCGCCGAGGGCAACCCCACCATCCCCTACGACACCGACCACGACTCGTGGGAGTCGCCGCACAAGTGCGCCGACCAGTCGGAGGAGTTCCGCTTCCGCTTCTACTTCAACTCGAACTACGGCGGCTCCTGGGTCAACATCGGCCACAACCTCTCCGACCTCGCCTCGCTGTCCATCGGCGGCAGCGGCGGCGGCTACGTGGCACTGTCCTACTGCGACAAGGGCAAGGGCGCGGGCCAGCGAGTCGCGAACAACTCCGCCTCCGCCTACAACTGGTACCGCGGTTACTGCGCCACAGTGCACTACAACTCCGGCTACCGCGGCGCCACCGACCGGATCTACCCCAACAACGGCATGAACCTGTCGGCCACGTACAACAACAACAAGTCGATCAACTTCGACGCCTGCTGATCCAGGCGCCAGGAACCTCTCATGAGACAACGCCACCGCAGGGCTTCCTCAGCTCTCGCCGCCCTTACCGTGCTTCCCCTCGCCGGCTGCTCCGGCACCGACAGCGGCCCTGCGGTGGCCTCCGCACCACCCGACACACACCCCCGAACCAGCGCACACCAGCCTGCCTCGGACGACCCGGCGACCTGGGACCTGCCCCTGATGCGCTACCAACCTACCCCCGAGCAGGCCCGTACCATCCGCCAGGCACGGGAGACGCTGATCGAGCAGTGCGCCCGCCGCTACGGCATCACCCTCACTCCCGATCCCGAACTCCCGCCCCTGGGCCCGAAGAACCAGATGGACTGGCGCTACGGCATCCACGAGCGTGATCTGACCGAGCGCCGCGGATACCAGGTCGACGACAAACAGCAGGCACGCTACGACGCTGCCCTGCAGGCGCAGGCCAACCGCCCCCGACCGCCCCGCGACACACCCGTCGTCGTCGGCGGCACGAAGATTCCACCCGAGGCCCTCGCCACCACCAGCTCCGACGCCCAGGAGGGAATCGTCGCGGGCAAACCCGTACCCGACGGCGGCTGCAGCGGCGAAGCCAACCGCGCCCTTGGAACCTCGACACAAGGATTCGCGCCGCTGGTGGACCGCCTGATGAACGCCTCCTACCCGCAGTCCATGAAAGAACCAGACGTCAAAAACGTGTTCGCCCACTGGTCCACCTGCATGCGCACCCGCGGATTCAGCTACAGCGCACCGATGGACGCCAACGACGACCCCGCCTTCCGCGCCAGCCCCAGCGGCGTCTCGCGCCACGAAATCAACACCGCCCTCGCCGATCTCGACTGCCGCACCACGTACCGGGTCGCCGAAATCTGGCACGCCGCCGAGACACGGCTCCAGGAACAAGCGGTCGCCCGGAACGCTTCCGCTCTCGCCGCCGCGCGCCGCGACCTCGACCACACGCTGGCCGCGGCCCGAACAATCAAAGCTCCACCCCACTGAGCTGAACCACTCTGCCTGATCGTGTTCCCACGGTGTGATGTGCTGACTGACGGCAGCTCTCACGTCATGGTGTTCGGCTGCGCACCAGTTCGTCGATCCGAGAGGCTGGCCTGGGCAGAACTGCCGGGGTGGGGGAGCTGGACGGTGCGGTTGTCGAGGTGCTGGAGCCGTCGGAGAGTGCGGCGGAGAAGACAAGGGCCAGGACACAGCGATGCTGGTGCGACGGTGTATGGGAACCCCTCGCTGGGAGTGGAAGGTCTGACAGCTACCCCCACGGAGCTCCCTGCCGGCAGATGTCGGGGCAGGAGGGCGGGGTCAGTGGTCCAGATGGCGCGGACACTCCTTGTAGGAGGCGTGCCGCTCAGCTAGGAGGCCGTTGATCCGGTTGGACCAGGCTGCATCCAGGTGCAGGGCCTTGAGGAGTTCTCCCACCTGATCGTCACCTGGCGCTTCCACCTGGGATCCGATGCCGACCTCCACCTCGGAGCCTGCAGCCCCCAGAACAAC
Proteins encoded in this region:
- a CDS encoding transposase — protein: MARPSQYPLELRRRAVRMVAEVRPDYDTEWAAMKAVAAKLGIGATETLRKWVRQDEIDAGTRPGTTTEESAQVKAMKKEIAELKRANEILKAAASFFAAELDRPHTRS
- a CDS encoding IS3 family transposase, with protein sequence MDEHRDRFGGVEPICRVLTEHDCKIAPSTYYAHHKRLTAPSSRTLRDTELKILIQEAYDANYRVYGARKIWRHMNRQGQTVARCTVERLMRELGITGAVCGKRVITTIPDPCAPRAQDLVDRDFVASAPNRCWVADFTHVATFSSVVYVAFVVDTFSRRIVGWPASAAKQTRLVLDALDMGLWQCDRDQHPPLPGELVHHSDAGSQGGFNWSSQHLVISEVLDGSSSAGSRSSGAPEVEVPGASEVSASRRSGFLGRDRQGSSPGGSGRGYRRGAGGGHALVSTVWRHATVRSEAAFRQVPVVLRAGGDRPPKSSGQGRSRNRSVRRP